The Toxorhynchites rutilus septentrionalis strain SRP chromosome 3, ASM2978413v1, whole genome shotgun sequence genome includes a region encoding these proteins:
- the LOC129776999 gene encoding myosin heavy chain, striated muscle isoform X1: MSDSGETDVLLLIPPDFFSIETGSASVPSASCEYYREYPRSSDRLSSRGSFSFAPGYHESIDRQSYISSIGAMSGDKRNDYYYNETGNGYGFPTHADACNLFYSTPIKGQLGNDHNAQPKDQRLLHEIDQFLQDGNQPASQGVLPVESRKSLESSLIDINSVSVSEFPSLTNADFNGFAKPVVNSIPQKPPRKDSQQTSTWSSLGTRAPMLSLNDIWKNNAINQESSKVQEERLRRQHCERNIHALQAKLLEYEQKIAVAIDVDKEKEAIIHRLEEESTRFNNQIRDLELKHVESHEKLMHENLELKNKNLFLEKELSETIAVVRKLQDKNEMLESKVECLTTANRDVTDVHKNQLKDLEIRLSNSRDNERGLRDQLSKLKKTNDQLTDELEAERKKGQDTNKLRADFASLKVKTDNLSRKFSDANTQNASCKEQIKDLKSQVEFHSEEKKNLLKELDVQRMSLKKYYQSQLEDVVADKLKEFQKQLSSVEEHLKTDAKKKERLLAERAIKQIEMINNANEQEIKLLNEKYDEQEALYRLQLTNSSKTIHELEEKLASYQNRRVDIASQLHSIMEAQWQKALEVLTSPARNAGLNENDTSFRFSKLSVDHIDKDQLDGVGALKSFTDNCTSFQTPVSSRHHTKQNSCAEKTSLPRDLLHNYIELLLEKTPNDLKELETVLTSCRKETKGSHEKVQTGNKQHAGSTTSLSQLSRTIGKPPRPWK, translated from the exons ATGAGCGATTCCGGCGAAACGGATGTTTTGTTACTAATTCCACCGGATTTCTTTAGCATAGAAACGGGTTCCGCTTCAGTGCCCAGTGCTAGTTGCGAATATTACAGGGAATACCCGCGATCCTCGGACAGATTGAGCAGCCGAGGATCATTCTCTTTTGCGCCTGGATATCACGAATCGATCGATCGACAATCGTACATCAGTTCCATTGGGGCAATGAGCGGCGATAAAAGAAACGATTATTACTACAATGAGACGGGAAATGGATACGGATTTCCAACGCACGCAGATGCTTGTAAtctgttttattcaacacctaTTAAAGGGCAACTAGGGAACGACCATAATGCGCAACCCAAGGACCAACGTCTATTACACGAAATAGATCAATTTTTACAAGATGGAAATCAGCCAGCTAGCCAAGGAGTCCTACCTGTTGAATCGCGGAAGAGTCTGGAAAGCTCTCTGATTGATATTAATAGCGTGTCCGTCAGCGAGTTTCCCTCACTTACAAATGCCGATTTCAATGGATTTGCTAAACCAGTCGTAAACAGTATACCGCAGAAACCCCCACGGAAGGATTCGCAGCAGACTTCCACATGGTCGTCACTTGGTACACGAGCTCCGATGTTGAGTCTTAACGACATATGGAAGAATAATGCAATCAATCAAGAAAGTTCTAAAGTGCAAGAAGAACGGCTGAGGAGGCAGCATTGTGAGCGGAACATTCATGCACTTCAAGCGAAATTACTTGAATATGAGCAAAAAATTGCTGTGGCAATTGATGTAGACAAAGAGAAGGAAGCAATAATTCATCGGTTAGAGGAAGAATCTACGCG GTTCAATAATCAAATTCGTGATCTTGAATTGAAACACGTTGAGagtcatgaaaaattaatgCACGAAAATTTAGAATTGAAAAACAAGAATCTGTTTCTGGAGAAGGAACTTTCCGAAACCATTGCCGTTGTTCGCAAACTGCAggataaaaatgaaatgttggaATCAAAAGTAGAGTGTCTTACAACTGCTAATCGAGACGTGACAGATGTCCATAAGAATCAACTTAAAGATTTAGAAATACGGTTGTCTAACAGCAGAGATAATGAGCGCGGTTTAAGGGATCAGTTATCTAAGTTGAAAAAGACGAACGATCAACTCACGGATGAATTGGAGGCTGAACGGAAAAAAGGACAGGACACGAACAAACTGAGGGCCGATTTTGCTTCTCTCAAAGTTAAAACTGATAATTTGagtcgaaaattttccgatgctAATACACAAAATGCTTCATGCAAAGAACAGATTAAGGATTTAAAAAGTCAAGTTGAGTTTCATTCCGAAGAGAAAAAGAATCTTTTGAAAGAACTGGACGTTCAACGAATGTCACTGAAAAAATACTATCAATCGCAGCTGGAAGACGTTGTAGCTGATAAGTTGAAGGAATTTCAGAAACAGCTATCGTCGGTAGAGGAGCATCTCAAAACGGATGCCAAAAAGAAGGAAAGGCTTTTGGCAGAACGTGCTATCAAACAGATCGAAATGATTAATAATGCCAATGAACAAGAAATCAAACTGCTCAATGAAAAATACGATGAACAAGAGGCTCTCTATCGTTTACAGCTAACCAATTCATCGAAAACCATCCATGAATTGGAAGAAAAACTAGCTTCCTATCAAAATCGGAGGGTTGACATCGCCTCACAACTTCATTCGATAATGGAAGCGCAATGGCAAAAGGCCCTGGAGGTGTTAACGTCTCCAGCAAGGAATGCCGGGCTTAACGAGAACGACACTTCATTTCGGTTCAGCAAATTATCGGTCGATCATATCGATAAAGATCAACTGGATGGAGTAGGTGCCCTTAAAAGCTTTACTGACAATTGCACATCATTTCAAACCCCAGTGAGCAGCCGACATCACACCAAACAGAACAGTTGCGCGGAGAAAACTTCTCTCCCCCGGGATTTACTTCACAACTACATCGAATTGCTACTGGAGAAAACTCCTAACGATTTGAAAGAATTGGAAACTGTTTTGACGAGCTGCCGTAAGGAAACGAAAGGAAGTCATGAAAAAGTTCAAACGGGCAACAAACAACACGCGGGATCGACCACTAGCTTGAGTCAGCTGAGTAGAACGATAGGAAAACCACCGAGGCCTTGGAAGTGA
- the LOC129777141 gene encoding mitochondrial import inner membrane translocase subunit TIM50-C-like has product MFHRNIFQLSRLVKVYNPQVCTLAVPFVRRFSFNLSAQIFWLRQQNDPTPRRLLHLSSNAAKNAETGSKVDAASAGPQLLSKLFPQTAVEVSEAEQAQEQKRKEEEEAKKEKESSWKRMKLGFVVFGASVTAFSMYTVFIFGAPDRDPEGTIIEDEFTPLPTIQQYFKRMWKSMTYYQKMIQEPSRDKLLPDPLKYPYIQPPYTLVLEMKDVLVHPDWTYQTGWRFKKRPGIDKFLESLARHFEIVIYTADQGMTVFPILDALDPHGYIMYRLVRDATHFVDGHHVKNLDNLNRDLRKVIVVDWDPNSTKLHPENTLNIPRWSGNDDDTTMFDLMSFLLTIASSEVDDVREVMTYYKQFENPLMQFRENQRRLAEQLAEREHEEKQRAKPPVQKWRPSFLGSAR; this is encoded by the exons ATGTTTCACAGAAACATTTTTCAACTGTCCCGTCTAGTCAAAGTTTACAACCCTCAGGTATGCACGCTTGCTGTACCGTTCGTGCGACGATTCTCTTTCAATCTGAGTGCACAAATTTTTTGGCTCCGACAACAAAATGATCCAACTCCCAGACGCTTGTTACATCTATCTTCCAATG CTGCTAAAAATGCAGAGACTGGTTCCAAAGTTGATGCAGCATCAGCCGGTCCTCAGCTGTTATCGAAATTGTTCCCTCAGACCGCAGTAGAAGTCAGCGAAGCCGAACAAGCACAAGAGCAAAAACGTAAGGAAGAAGAGGAGGCTAAAAAAGAGAAGGAATCCTCCTGGAAGCGAATGAAATTAGG TTTCGTCGTTTTTGGCGCATCAGTCACGGCTTTCTCTATGTACACTGTGTTCATTTTTGGTGCCCCAGACCGGGATCCAGAGGGTACCATAATTGAAGACGAATTCACTCCACTACCAACGATTCAGCAATATTTTAAACGAATGTGGAAATCGATGACATACTACCAGAAAATGATTCAGGAACCATCCAGAGATAAGCTGCTACCGGATCCGCTGAAATATCCATATATTCAGCCTCCTTACACATTAGTTTTGGAAATGAAAGATGTCCTAGTCCATCCGGATTGGACTTACCAGACTGGTTGGCGTTTTAAAAAGCGGCCGGGTATCGACAAATTTCTGGAATCGTTGGCCAGGCATTTTGAAATCGTAATCTATACCGCTGACCAAGGAATGACTGTTTTTCCAATTCTGGATGCGCTGGATCCTCACGGTTATATAATGTATCGTCTTGTACGCGATGCCACTCATTTCGTTGATGGACATCACGTAAAAAATTTGGACAACCTCAATCGTGACCTCCGCAAGGTAATCGTAGTGGACTGGGATCCGAACTCCACAAAGCTTCATCCGGAGAACACACTCAACATTCCGCGCTGGAGTGGAAACGACGACGATACCACTATGTTTGACCTAATGTCGTTCCTTTTGACGATCGCCAGCAGCGAGGTTGATGATGTGCGGGAGGTGATGACGTACTACAAACAGTTCGAAAATCCCCTGATGCAGTTCCGCGAGAACCAGCGAAGGTTAGCGGAACAGTTGGCTGAAAGAGAGCACGAAGAAAAGCAGCGTGCGAAACCGCCGGTTCAGAAGTGGAGGCCAAGTTTTCTCGGTAGCGCGCGTTAA
- the LOC129776999 gene encoding myosin heavy chain, striated muscle isoform X2, producing the protein MSGDKRNDYYYNETGNGYGFPTHADACNLFYSTPIKGQLGNDHNAQPKDQRLLHEIDQFLQDGNQPASQGVLPVESRKSLESSLIDINSVSVSEFPSLTNADFNGFAKPVVNSIPQKPPRKDSQQTSTWSSLGTRAPMLSLNDIWKNNAINQESSKVQEERLRRQHCERNIHALQAKLLEYEQKIAVAIDVDKEKEAIIHRLEEESTRFNNQIRDLELKHVESHEKLMHENLELKNKNLFLEKELSETIAVVRKLQDKNEMLESKVECLTTANRDVTDVHKNQLKDLEIRLSNSRDNERGLRDQLSKLKKTNDQLTDELEAERKKGQDTNKLRADFASLKVKTDNLSRKFSDANTQNASCKEQIKDLKSQVEFHSEEKKNLLKELDVQRMSLKKYYQSQLEDVVADKLKEFQKQLSSVEEHLKTDAKKKERLLAERAIKQIEMINNANEQEIKLLNEKYDEQEALYRLQLTNSSKTIHELEEKLASYQNRRVDIASQLHSIMEAQWQKALEVLTSPARNAGLNENDTSFRFSKLSVDHIDKDQLDGVGALKSFTDNCTSFQTPVSSRHHTKQNSCAEKTSLPRDLLHNYIELLLEKTPNDLKELETVLTSCRKETKGSHEKVQTGNKQHAGSTTSLSQLSRTIGKPPRPWK; encoded by the exons ATGAGCGGCGATAAAAGAAACGATTATTACTACAATGAGACGGGAAATGGATACGGATTTCCAACGCACGCAGATGCTTGTAAtctgttttattcaacacctaTTAAAGGGCAACTAGGGAACGACCATAATGCGCAACCCAAGGACCAACGTCTATTACACGAAATAGATCAATTTTTACAAGATGGAAATCAGCCAGCTAGCCAAGGAGTCCTACCTGTTGAATCGCGGAAGAGTCTGGAAAGCTCTCTGATTGATATTAATAGCGTGTCCGTCAGCGAGTTTCCCTCACTTACAAATGCCGATTTCAATGGATTTGCTAAACCAGTCGTAAACAGTATACCGCAGAAACCCCCACGGAAGGATTCGCAGCAGACTTCCACATGGTCGTCACTTGGTACACGAGCTCCGATGTTGAGTCTTAACGACATATGGAAGAATAATGCAATCAATCAAGAAAGTTCTAAAGTGCAAGAAGAACGGCTGAGGAGGCAGCATTGTGAGCGGAACATTCATGCACTTCAAGCGAAATTACTTGAATATGAGCAAAAAATTGCTGTGGCAATTGATGTAGACAAAGAGAAGGAAGCAATAATTCATCGGTTAGAGGAAGAATCTACGCG GTTCAATAATCAAATTCGTGATCTTGAATTGAAACACGTTGAGagtcatgaaaaattaatgCACGAAAATTTAGAATTGAAAAACAAGAATCTGTTTCTGGAGAAGGAACTTTCCGAAACCATTGCCGTTGTTCGCAAACTGCAggataaaaatgaaatgttggaATCAAAAGTAGAGTGTCTTACAACTGCTAATCGAGACGTGACAGATGTCCATAAGAATCAACTTAAAGATTTAGAAATACGGTTGTCTAACAGCAGAGATAATGAGCGCGGTTTAAGGGATCAGTTATCTAAGTTGAAAAAGACGAACGATCAACTCACGGATGAATTGGAGGCTGAACGGAAAAAAGGACAGGACACGAACAAACTGAGGGCCGATTTTGCTTCTCTCAAAGTTAAAACTGATAATTTGagtcgaaaattttccgatgctAATACACAAAATGCTTCATGCAAAGAACAGATTAAGGATTTAAAAAGTCAAGTTGAGTTTCATTCCGAAGAGAAAAAGAATCTTTTGAAAGAACTGGACGTTCAACGAATGTCACTGAAAAAATACTATCAATCGCAGCTGGAAGACGTTGTAGCTGATAAGTTGAAGGAATTTCAGAAACAGCTATCGTCGGTAGAGGAGCATCTCAAAACGGATGCCAAAAAGAAGGAAAGGCTTTTGGCAGAACGTGCTATCAAACAGATCGAAATGATTAATAATGCCAATGAACAAGAAATCAAACTGCTCAATGAAAAATACGATGAACAAGAGGCTCTCTATCGTTTACAGCTAACCAATTCATCGAAAACCATCCATGAATTGGAAGAAAAACTAGCTTCCTATCAAAATCGGAGGGTTGACATCGCCTCACAACTTCATTCGATAATGGAAGCGCAATGGCAAAAGGCCCTGGAGGTGTTAACGTCTCCAGCAAGGAATGCCGGGCTTAACGAGAACGACACTTCATTTCGGTTCAGCAAATTATCGGTCGATCATATCGATAAAGATCAACTGGATGGAGTAGGTGCCCTTAAAAGCTTTACTGACAATTGCACATCATTTCAAACCCCAGTGAGCAGCCGACATCACACCAAACAGAACAGTTGCGCGGAGAAAACTTCTCTCCCCCGGGATTTACTTCACAACTACATCGAATTGCTACTGGAGAAAACTCCTAACGATTTGAAAGAATTGGAAACTGTTTTGACGAGCTGCCGTAAGGAAACGAAAGGAAGTCATGAAAAAGTTCAAACGGGCAACAAACAACACGCGGGATCGACCACTAGCTTGAGTCAGCTGAGTAGAACGATAGGAAAACCACCGAGGCCTTGGAAGTGA